One Sporomusaceae bacterium ACPt DNA window includes the following coding sequences:
- the ziaR gene encoding Transcriptional repressor SmtB — protein MYDADCTIDTCEQLCEHPQLICVAKKEAIPDAEAQQVADVFKLLGDTTRVKILDALSKRELCVCDLAAVVDMGQSAVSHQLRLLRSARLVKYRKEGKMAWYSLDDEHIGLLLSQCLEHIRHR, from the coding sequence ATGTATGATGCTGATTGTACTATTGATACCTGCGAGCAACTGTGTGAACATCCTCAATTGATATGTGTAGCGAAAAAGGAAGCTATTCCTGATGCAGAAGCTCAGCAGGTCGCTGATGTCTTCAAGTTGCTGGGTGATACAACCAGAGTGAAGATATTGGACGCGTTATCCAAAAGAGAACTTTGTGTCTGCGATTTAGCGGCCGTTGTTGACATGGGGCAGTCGGCAGTTTCTCACCAACTCCGCTTATTGAGAAGTGCCCGCTTGGTAAAGTACCGTAAGGAAGGCAAGATGGCGTGGTATTCACTTGATGATGAGCATATTGGGTTACTGCTCTCTCAATGCCTGGAGCATATTAGGCACAGATAG